From Candidatus Atelocyanobacterium thalassa isolate ALOHA, a single genomic window includes:
- a CDS encoding DUF3134 domain-containing protein, with translation MSKESFFESPAISQEARYEPATVIPIKRDSSIINWLEATNRLIYREQEEIKTTSEEDAEISDLIDVDENYDDEDLNLNSND, from the coding sequence ATGTCTAAAGAAAGCTTTTTTGAAAGTCCAGCTATTAGCCAAGAAGCTCGATATGAGCCAGCCACCGTTATTCCCATTAAAAGAGACTCTTCTATTATTAATTGGTTAGAAGCAACAAATCGTTTAATCTACCGTGAGCAAGAAGAAATTAAGACGACTTCTGAAGAAGATGCAGAAATTTCTGATTTAATAGATGTCGATGAAAATTACGATGATGAGGATTTGAATTTGAACAGCAATGACTAG
- the lpxA gene encoding acyl-ACP--UDP-N-acetylglucosamine O-acyltransferase, translated as MYLKGDNLLNTLIHPTAIIHKNAQLHPTTEVGPYAVIGDQVKVGAQTIIGSHAVIEGPTEIGMNNYIFPSAVIGAAPQDLKYKNCSSRVEIGNGNTIREFVTINRATFANEVTKIGNNNLLMAYVHVAHNCLLEDNIIIANSVSLAGHVHIESRAVVGGALGIHQFVRIGRNAMLGGMSRIDRDAPPFMMIEGNPSRVRSLNLIGLKRSGLTVEDIRHLKKAFRLLYHSGLTLQQVLKQLKTFESNEYTKYLHQFLELSITGEKRRGLIPGKH; from the coding sequence ATCTATTTAAAGGGAGATAACCTGTTGAATACGCTAATTCATCCTACAGCTATCATTCATAAGAATGCGCAACTACACCCTACTACTGAAGTAGGACCTTATGCTGTCATTGGTGATCAGGTTAAAGTAGGTGCACAAACGATTATTGGCTCTCATGCAGTTATTGAAGGTCCAACAGAAATTGGAATGAATAACTATATATTCCCTAGTGCAGTTATCGGAGCGGCTCCGCAAGATTTAAAATATAAAAATTGTTCTAGTCGCGTCGAAATTGGTAATGGTAATACAATTCGAGAGTTCGTCACAATTAATCGTGCGACTTTCGCTAATGAAGTTACTAAAATTGGTAACAATAATTTACTGATGGCTTACGTACACGTTGCTCATAATTGTTTACTTGAAGATAATATAATTATTGCTAATTCTGTATCTCTTGCAGGCCATGTCCATATTGAGTCCAGAGCTGTTGTAGGTGGTGCCTTAGGTATACACCAATTCGTAAGAATCGGTCGTAATGCCATGTTAGGAGGAATGAGTAGAATTGACCGCGATGCACCTCCATTTATGATGATTGAAGGGAACCCTTCTAGAGTAAGATCGCTTAATTTGATTGGATTAAAGCGTTCTGGGCTTACTGTCGAAGACATTCGTCATCTCAAAAAAGCATTTCGTTTACTATATCATTCTGGTTTAACTCTACAACAGGTATTAAAGCAATTAAAGACTTTTGAAAGTAATGAATATACTAAATATCTACATCAATTTCTGGAATTATCAATTACAGGAGAAAAAAGACGTGGATTAATTCCAGGTAAACATTAA
- the lpxB gene encoding lipid-A-disaccharide synthase yields MKIFVSTGEVSGDLQGSLLVEALYRQAKLQNIPIEIMALGGDAMISAGADLLGNTAAIGSIGIIEALPFIIPTWRMQNRVKAYLRDNPPDLLVLLDYMGPNVSLGKYVRKNLPQVPIIYYIAPQSWVWSPNNKTIEQFAEITDLLLAIFPEEARFFEQKGVNVKWVGHPLLDRIEKASTKEVARQSLGLEVDKPVIALFPASRYQELKYHLPLICKAAKQLQTKIPELHFLLPVSLKEYYGTIEKIVEKYDLSITLLDGRGIEAMAAADFAIAKSGTVNLELALLNVPQLVLCLVNPLTMWIARNILKFSIPFMSPPNLIMMKEIVPELLQEDATVECIVEKSLELLLNNECRQKTLSNYKEMRLLLGETGVCDRVANEILHYKNTLE; encoded by the coding sequence ATGAAAATTTTTGTTAGTACAGGTGAAGTCTCGGGTGATTTACAGGGCTCACTGTTAGTTGAGGCTCTTTATCGTCAAGCGAAACTTCAGAATATTCCTATAGAAATTATGGCATTAGGAGGTGATGCTATGATCTCTGCTGGTGCTGATTTGCTCGGCAATACAGCAGCTATAGGTTCTATTGGGATTATAGAAGCATTACCTTTTATAATCCCAACTTGGCGGATGCAAAATAGGGTAAAAGCTTACTTAAGAGATAACCCTCCAGATCTTTTAGTTTTATTAGACTATATGGGTCCGAATGTTTCTCTTGGCAAGTATGTTAGAAAAAATTTACCCCAAGTACCTATTATTTACTATATTGCACCTCAGTCTTGGGTCTGGTCTCCTAATAATAAAACAATTGAACAATTTGCTGAAATAACTGATCTTCTTTTAGCAATTTTTCCAGAAGAAGCTAGATTTTTTGAACAAAAAGGTGTCAATGTAAAATGGGTAGGCCATCCCTTATTAGATAGAATAGAAAAAGCTTCAACAAAAGAAGTGGCACGTCAATCTTTGGGTTTAGAAGTTGATAAACCTGTTATTGCGTTGTTTCCAGCTTCTAGATATCAAGAGTTAAAATATCATTTACCTTTAATTTGTAAAGCTGCTAAACAATTACAAACAAAAATTCCAGAACTTCATTTTTTATTACCTGTTTCTTTAAAAGAATATTACGGTACTATTGAAAAAATAGTTGAAAAATATGATTTATCAATTACTTTGTTGGACGGTCGTGGAATAGAAGCCATGGCTGCAGCCGATTTTGCAATTGCAAAATCAGGAACTGTTAATCTAGAATTAGCATTGTTAAATGTTCCCCAGTTAGTGTTATGTTTGGTCAATCCTCTAACTATGTGGATTGCTAGAAATATTCTTAAATTTTCTATCCCTTTTATGTCACCCCCAAATTTGATAATGATGAAAGAGATAGTGCCCGAATTATTACAAGAAGACGCTACTGTAGAATGTATTGTTGAAAAGTCTTTAGAATTATTATTAAATAACGAATGTCGCCAAAAAACATTATCAAATTATAAAGAGATGCGACTTCTTCTAGGGGAAACAGGGGTTTGTGATCGTGTAGCTAACGAGATTTTACATTATAAAAATACTTTAGAGTAA
- the menD gene encoding 2-succinyl-5-enolpyruvyl-6-hydroxy-3-cyclohexene-1-carboxylic-acid synthase, producing MIKNLDFRNINTLWSSIIAETLSNLGLKTAIICPGSRSTPLTVAFANHPKIETIPILDERSASFFALGIAKRSRLPVVLICTSGTAGANFYPAVIEARESKTALIILTADRPPELRDCHAGQAIDQVKLYGSYCNWYTELSLPLIEIKLLSYLRQTIISSWNKSFLPNKGVVHINCPFREPLAPFTQPEIELLSFKKYFKDFFLDINEDSRVSSSNYCKFDIFNYLNKWRSIKKGIIIAGVNNSTNPSLYCKNIAFISRFLNYPILAEALSPLRNFANKNPNLINTYDVILCNPKLKESLKPDIVIQFGQFPTSKRLRKWLEQTQARYWLIDSSSDNFDPLHNHSFSIYSSVENLDLRNIKNTMSTKSNSEYLKRWKIINDNVNKNIQSTFTGIDLMLQAKLPFILSTILPLQTNIFIANSMSVRYAESFWFPNNKELIPYFNRGANGIEGTLSSALGMAQNSSNNILVTGDLALLHDTNGFLVSKKFKGHLTIILINNNGGGIFEMLPISKDKLLFEDYFATPQNIDFAKLCNTYDIQHINIQDWRHLQELLNPLPTFGVRVLELTIKREEDASWFQNNISKFTD from the coding sequence TTGATAAAAAATCTTGATTTTCGCAATATTAATACTTTATGGTCTTCTATAATTGCAGAAACCTTATCTAATTTAGGCTTAAAAACGGCTATTATTTGTCCTGGATCTCGTTCAACTCCTCTTACTGTAGCATTCGCCAATCACCCTAAAATAGAAACCATACCAATTTTGGATGAGAGATCAGCATCTTTTTTCGCATTAGGTATAGCAAAGCGTTCTCGTCTACCTGTTGTTTTAATTTGTACTTCGGGAACAGCGGGAGCAAATTTTTATCCAGCTGTTATTGAAGCCAGGGAAAGTAAAACTGCGCTAATAATCTTAACAGCTGATCGTCCTCCAGAATTGAGGGATTGCCATGCTGGACAAGCAATTGATCAAGTTAAACTATATGGTAGTTATTGTAATTGGTATACTGAGTTATCTTTACCTCTCATAGAAATAAAACTATTAAGTTATTTAAGACAAACCATAATTTCTTCCTGGAACAAATCTTTTCTTCCTAATAAAGGTGTTGTTCATATAAACTGTCCTTTCCGTGAACCTTTAGCACCATTCACTCAACCAGAAATTGAGTTACTCTCCTTTAAGAAATATTTTAAGGACTTTTTTTTAGATATTAATGAAGATAGTAGAGTATCTTCAAGCAATTACTGTAAATTTGACATATTTAATTATTTAAATAAATGGAGATCTATTAAAAAAGGAATTATTATTGCAGGAGTAAATAATTCTACAAATCCATCTCTTTACTGTAAAAATATTGCTTTTATTTCTAGATTTTTAAATTATCCAATTCTGGCAGAAGCTTTGTCTCCGTTAAGAAATTTTGCAAATAAAAATCCTAATTTAATTAATACTTACGATGTCATTTTATGTAATCCAAAACTAAAGGAATCTCTAAAACCAGATATAGTAATTCAGTTTGGACAGTTTCCTACCAGCAAAAGACTACGAAAATGGTTAGAACAAACTCAAGCTCGATATTGGTTAATTGATAGCTCTTCAGATAACTTTGATCCACTTCACAATCATAGTTTTTCAATTTATTCTTCTGTTGAAAATTTAGATCTAAGAAATATAAAAAATACTATGTCTACAAAATCAAACTCAGAATATTTGAAAAGATGGAAAATAATAAATGATAATGTTAACAAAAATATTCAGTCAACTTTTACTGGAATAGATTTAATGTTGCAAGCAAAATTACCTTTTATCCTTTCTACGATATTACCTCTCCAGACTAATATCTTTATTGCTAATAGTATGTCGGTGCGTTATGCAGAATCTTTTTGGTTTCCTAACAACAAAGAATTAATACCATATTTTAACCGAGGTGCTAATGGAATAGAAGGCACTTTGTCCAGTGCCTTAGGGATGGCTCAAAATAGCAGCAACAACATTCTAGTTACTGGAGACTTAGCTCTTTTACACGATACAAACGGGTTCCTTGTTAGTAAAAAATTTAAAGGACATTTGACTATTATTTTAATAAATAACAATGGAGGAGGTATTTTTGAAATGTTACCCATTTCTAAGGATAAACTCTTGTTTGAAGATTATTTTGCAACTCCCCAAAATATTGATTTTGCAAAACTTTGTAACACTTATGATATTCAACATATTAATATTCAAGATTGGCGACATCTACAAGAATTACTAAATCCTTTACCTACTTTTGGAGTACGTGTTTTAGAACTAACTATCAAACGAGAAGAAGATGCTAGTTGGTTTCAAAATAATATTTCTAAATTTACAGATTAA
- the dnaN gene encoding DNA polymerase III subunit beta: protein MKFVCSQNDFSNNLSLVSRAVPTRPTHPILANVLMVADIVKQKISLTAFDLSLGIETSFDANISEGGQTTLPAKLLNDIVSRLPEGEISLISEETKDNQTNLLYLKSASGKFQIRTISADEFPPLPMIENDDFIELPTITITEGLRGVLFASSNDELKQVLTGVHLKGTADSLEFAATDGHRLSVVEAMFSSEIDNKKEQTLKTKNSNEFSVTIPAKALRELEKIIHNNNDFEVIQLQIDDLQVIFYLGKQKLTIRKLDGNYPKYSMLIPQKFEHVISLDRKNFLNSLERVAVLASQKNNLVKCVFNNKKQIILLSVETQDLGSAEESIEAKITGESGDIAFNIKYLMDGLKALSTKEIKMQLNEGNKPVIFNPLGGLKMTYLVMPVQMVK from the coding sequence ATGAAATTTGTTTGCAGCCAAAATGATTTTAGCAATAACTTATCTCTGGTTAGTCGAGCAGTTCCTACTCGACCTACTCATCCTATTCTAGCAAATGTCCTGATGGTTGCAGATATCGTAAAACAAAAAATTAGCCTAACTGCATTTGATCTAAGTCTTGGTATCGAAACTAGCTTTGATGCTAATATCAGTGAAGGAGGCCAAACAACTCTACCAGCAAAATTACTTAATGATATTGTATCTCGATTACCAGAAGGGGAAATAAGCCTTATAAGTGAGGAGACAAAAGATAACCAGACAAATTTACTATATCTTAAATCAGCATCAGGTAAGTTTCAAATAAGAACAATAAGTGCGGACGAATTTCCTCCTTTACCAATGATTGAAAATGATGATTTTATTGAATTACCTACTATTACGATAACCGAAGGATTAAGAGGTGTATTGTTTGCATCAAGTAATGATGAACTTAAACAAGTACTAACTGGAGTTCATTTAAAGGGAACTGCTGATAGTTTAGAATTTGCTGCAACAGATGGGCATAGATTATCAGTAGTAGAGGCTATGTTCTCTTCAGAAATCGATAATAAGAAAGAACAAACTCTTAAAACTAAAAATTCAAATGAATTTTCAGTTACAATTCCTGCAAAAGCTTTGAGAGAATTAGAGAAAATTATTCATAATAATAATGATTTTGAAGTTATTCAATTGCAAATAGATGATCTGCAAGTCATATTTTATTTAGGAAAACAGAAGTTAACTATTCGTAAATTGGATGGAAATTATCCAAAATATAGTATGCTGATACCACAAAAGTTTGAGCATGTTATAAGTTTAGATAGAAAAAATTTCTTAAATAGTCTTGAGAGAGTGGCTGTTTTAGCAAGTCAAAAAAATAATTTAGTAAAATGTGTCTTTAATAATAAAAAACAAATTATTCTTTTATCTGTAGAGACTCAAGATCTGGGTAGTGCTGAAGAATCAATTGAAGCAAAAATAACAGGAGAAAGTGGTGATATAGCTTTCAATATCAAGTACTTAATGGATGGTTTAAAAGCTCTATCAACTAAAGAAATAAAAATGCAACTTAACGAAGGAAATAAACCAGTAATTTTTAATCCTTTAGGTGGTTTGAAAATGACATACTTAGTGATGCCAGTTCAAATGGTTAAATAA
- a CDS encoding TlyA family RNA methyltransferase, which yields MLKKRLDILLVEKNLYTSRQQAQRCIRAGEVKINQRIIDKPGTEINIKAEIEVKIKPPYVSRGGKKLEKALKTFQVSVVDRICLDGGISTGGFSDCLLQSGARLVYGIDVGYGQVAWSLRQNKRIFLKERTNIRYLTPDILYEKNIQANLGVVDVSFISLTKILEPLSRLLTSPKEVILLVKPQFEVGKSKIGKNGVVRDLKDHCEAICKIIEVSYGLGWLYCGLTHSPIKGPAGNTEYLLWLRSDYGSQNYFSNQVEAICSQYL from the coding sequence ATCTTGAAAAAACGACTTGATATTCTTCTAGTAGAGAAAAACTTATACACTTCTCGTCAGCAAGCACAAAGATGCATTCGTGCTGGAGAAGTTAAAATTAATCAAAGAATTATTGACAAACCTGGGACAGAAATTAATATAAAAGCTGAAATTGAGGTAAAGATTAAACCTCCATATGTTTCGCGCGGAGGGAAAAAACTTGAAAAAGCTCTTAAAACTTTTCAGGTTTCTGTAGTGGATAGGATATGTCTTGATGGGGGTATTTCAACAGGAGGCTTTAGTGATTGTTTGTTACAGTCAGGGGCTCGTTTAGTATATGGAATAGATGTAGGATACGGACAAGTTGCTTGGTCATTAAGACAAAATAAAAGAATATTCTTAAAGGAAAGAACAAATATTCGTTATCTTACTCCTGATATTTTATACGAAAAAAATATCCAAGCTAACTTAGGAGTTGTAGATGTTTCTTTTATTTCGTTAACTAAAATTTTAGAACCTTTGTCAAGACTTTTGACTAGTCCAAAAGAGGTTATATTGCTTGTTAAACCACAATTTGAAGTTGGTAAATCTAAGATAGGAAAAAACGGAGTTGTTCGTGATTTAAAAGATCACTGCGAAGCAATTTGTAAAATAATAGAAGTTTCTTATGGTTTAGGATGGTTATATTGCGGATTAACTCATTCTCCTATTAAGGGTCCTGCAGGTAATACTGAGTATTTGCTATGGTTACGATCTGATTATGGTAGTCAGAATTATTTCTCAAATCAAGTTGAAGCAATATGTTCACAATATTTATAG
- the mraY gene encoding phospho-N-acetylmuramoyl-pentapeptide-transferase — MFSFSILIKKILANNLLILLILINVLLVGSFVILDNKNINFHHILTFPLGLSLLISSLLGYIAVPLLKRLKIEQVIQEDGVKKHLSKAGTPTMGGIFFIPIAILVTLVWSNFSLITITISLLTLAYMSIGWIDDWYILRRQSNLGLSPRTKLFLQITVAIVFCIWIKSTQIITMNEIILPGNIILEAGILFWFLSVFVLVSESNAINLTDGIDGLAGGTGALTFLGLGIIILDTSSDLSIFCACIAGSCLGFLLHNSNPAKVFMGDTGSLALGGALAGVGILSGHFWELFILSGIFFIESLSVIIQVTYYKMTKDSQGKGKRLLMMAPLHHHLELVGWPEGKIVRISYLINTSLIFLVAVLYKYFL, encoded by the coding sequence ATATTCTCCTTTTCAATACTTATAAAAAAAATATTAGCAAATAATCTATTGATTTTGCTTATTTTGATAAATGTTCTTTTGGTTGGAAGTTTTGTCATATTAGATAATAAGAATATAAATTTTCATCATATCTTGACATTTCCATTAGGGCTTTCTCTGCTTATAAGTAGTCTTTTAGGTTATATTGCAGTTCCACTACTAAAAAGGTTAAAAATAGAGCAAGTCATACAAGAAGATGGTGTTAAAAAACATCTAAGTAAGGCAGGTACTCCAACAATGGGCGGAATATTTTTTATTCCAATCGCTATTTTAGTAACTTTAGTATGGTCTAACTTCTCTCTTATAACAATTACCATATCTCTTCTAACTCTAGCCTATATGTCTATTGGGTGGATTGATGATTGGTATATTTTAAGACGACAATCAAATTTAGGACTTTCTCCTCGTACAAAATTATTTTTGCAAATAACAGTAGCTATTGTTTTTTGTATATGGATAAAATCAACTCAAATAATAACAATGAACGAAATTATATTGCCTGGTAATATAATTTTAGAAGCAGGAATATTATTTTGGTTCTTATCCGTTTTTGTATTAGTTTCAGAAAGCAATGCAATTAACCTTACAGACGGAATTGATGGCTTAGCCGGAGGAACAGGAGCATTAACTTTTTTAGGACTAGGAATTATTATTTTAGACACTTCATCTGATCTCAGTATCTTTTGTGCTTGTATCGCTGGAAGTTGTTTAGGTTTTTTACTTCACAATAGCAATCCTGCTAAGGTATTTATGGGAGATACCGGCTCTCTAGCTTTGGGAGGAGCCCTTGCTGGAGTAGGAATTTTAAGTGGTCATTTTTGGGAGCTTTTTATCCTCAGTGGAATTTTTTTTATAGAATCTTTGTCTGTAATTATTCAAGTTACTTATTATAAGATGACCAAAGATAGTCAAGGGAAAGGAAAAAGACTTCTAATGATGGCACCTTTGCATCACCATCTAGAATTAGTAGGTTGGCCCGAAGGTAAGATCGTCAGAATATCATATCTAATTAATACAAGCTTAATTTTTTTAGTTGCAGTTTTATATAAATATTTTTTATAA
- a CDS encoding IctB family putative bicarbonate transporter gives MKFIWGLITFSSFSPEIWLKASFYYRIVGLFRNWRQSSFLLRWGKTIGALLISLILMFSPFVTTGVIGIWLISIAMYWIILIVSEREQPVFNSIHLLVFLYWVISAIAVIFSPVRDAAFSGFIKLTLYLIFFACTSHILRSPILTNWLILSTLGSGLLVGIYGVRQRLFGVEQLATWNDPTAYFSNSIRVYSYLGNPNLLSAYILPSIALSMAAFFVWQKTLPKLLALTILLINTFCLYFTGSRSGWIALIICLVIFSLLLFTWFKDELPLFWRQWLLPITFGTLISFIFVLIASNDILQSRIMSIFIGRADSSNNFRINVWTSVVNMIKDYPFLGIGPGNDAFSKIYPLYMSPKYSALSAYSVFLETAVEMGLVGLSIFIWLIFTIINQGIQKINKLKNDKNSHGIWIIAAVAAIVGLLMQGLFDTVWYRPQVNTLWWFLVALIASQHKSKEKINIHS, from the coding sequence ATGAAATTTATTTGGGGTTTGATTACTTTTTCTTCTTTTTCTCCAGAAATATGGTTAAAAGCCAGCTTTTATTATCGTATTGTTGGTTTATTTCGAAATTGGCGACAATCTAGTTTTCTATTGCGATGGGGAAAGACTATTGGTGCTTTGCTAATTAGTCTTATATTGATGTTTAGCCCATTTGTTACAACGGGAGTTATTGGTATATGGCTTATCTCGATTGCCATGTATTGGATAATATTAATTGTTTCTGAACGTGAACAACCAGTTTTCAACTCCATACATTTATTAGTCTTTTTGTATTGGGTTATTTCAGCGATCGCAGTTATTTTTTCTCCTGTTAGAGATGCAGCTTTTTCGGGATTTATAAAACTAACGCTATATTTGATTTTTTTTGCTTGTACATCTCATATTCTACGCTCACCTATCCTAACCAATTGGTTGATTTTATCTACTTTAGGATCCGGACTATTGGTAGGTATTTATGGAGTAAGACAGAGACTTTTCGGAGTAGAACAATTAGCGACATGGAACGATCCAACTGCTTATTTTTCTAATTCAATTAGAGTTTATAGTTATTTAGGTAATCCTAATTTATTATCCGCATATATCTTGCCTTCAATTGCTTTAAGCATGGCTGCTTTTTTTGTTTGGCAAAAAACATTACCTAAATTATTAGCATTAACTATTCTTCTAATCAATACTTTTTGTCTTTACTTTACAGGCAGTCGTAGTGGTTGGATAGCGCTTATAATCTGCTTGGTAATATTTTCATTATTACTTTTTACATGGTTTAAAGATGAACTTCCTCTATTTTGGCGGCAGTGGCTTTTACCCATAACATTTGGAACATTAATAAGTTTTATTTTCGTTCTTATTGCCTCTAATGATATTTTACAATCAAGAATTATGAGTATTTTTATTGGAAGAGCCGATAGTAGTAATAACTTTCGTATCAACGTATGGACATCAGTAGTAAATATGATAAAAGATTATCCTTTTCTAGGCATTGGCCCAGGAAATGATGCATTTAGTAAAATATATCCACTTTATATGAGCCCAAAATATAGTGCTTTAAGTGCATACTCCGTTTTTTTAGAGACAGCAGTAGAGATGGGATTAGTGGGATTAAGTATTTTTATTTGGCTTATTTTTACAATAATTAATCAAGGAATACAAAAAATTAACAAACTTAAAAATGATAAAAACTCTCACGGAATATGGATTATTGCTGCAGTTGCTGCAATAGTTGGTTTATTGATGCAAGGTTTATTTGATACTGTTTGGTATCGTCCACAAGTAAATACTCTATGGTGGTTTTTAGTCGCTCTGATTGCTAGTCAACATAAGTCAAAGGAGAAAATTAATATACATAGTTAA
- a CDS encoding F0F1 ATP synthase subunit gamma yields MANLKAIRDRIDSVKNTKKITEAMRLVAAAKVRRAQERVVSTRPFANILANVLYNLLNRLKYGDVDLSLLKQRAVKTVAIVVISGDRGLCGGYNSYVIRRAEKRIKELQDKGINPCLITIGRKSTQYFSKRKISVKAKYIGLEQIPTSDDAMPIADELISLFLSETVDRVELVYTRFVSLINSSPVVQTLAPLNLQGLEPEDDEIFRLITREGEFQVERQTIEKPVHNLSQDMIFEQDPVQILDALLPLYINNQLLRALQESAASELAARMTAMSNASENATQLAGSLTMSYNKARQASITQQLMEVVAGANAL; encoded by the coding sequence ATGGCTAATCTTAAAGCTATCCGAGATCGTATTGACTCGGTCAAAAATACCAAAAAAATTACTGAAGCCATGCGTTTGGTGGCAGCAGCCAAAGTTCGCCGTGCTCAAGAGAGAGTTGTTTCTACTAGGCCTTTCGCTAATATTTTAGCTAATGTTCTTTACAATTTACTAAATCGTCTGAAATATGGGGATGTTGATTTATCTCTATTAAAACAGAGAGCAGTAAAAACTGTAGCGATTGTAGTAATTTCAGGAGATCGAGGATTATGTGGAGGCTATAATAGCTACGTTATCCGTCGAGCAGAGAAACGCATTAAGGAATTGCAAGATAAAGGAATCAATCCCTGCTTGATAACCATCGGACGTAAATCTACTCAATATTTCTCAAAACGTAAAATATCTGTAAAGGCTAAATACATAGGTTTGGAGCAAATTCCCACAAGTGATGACGCAATGCCTATTGCTGATGAGTTAATATCATTATTTCTATCAGAAACTGTAGACCGAGTTGAACTAGTTTATACTCGTTTTGTTTCTTTGATTAACTCTAGTCCAGTTGTACAAACCTTAGCTCCTTTAAATTTACAAGGCTTAGAACCTGAAGACGATGAGATTTTTCGTTTAATAACTCGTGAAGGTGAATTTCAAGTTGAACGACAAACAATAGAGAAACCTGTTCATAACTTGTCTCAAGACATGATTTTTGAACAAGATCCAGTTCAAATTTTAGATGCTTTATTGCCTTTATATATTAATAACCAGTTGCTCAGAGCACTACAGGAATCAGCTGCTAGTGAATTGGCAGCCAGGATGACTGCGATGAGTAATGCTAGTGAGAATGCTACTCAACTAGCTGGGTCTCTAACAATGTCATACAATAAGGCTCGTCAAGCATCAATCACTCAGCAATTAATGGAAGTAGTTGCTGGAGCAAATGCATTATAG
- a CDS encoding ABC transporter ATP-binding protein encodes MLNLKDIVYHPPASAEPILKSIALELGFNQLGVIVGPSGSGKTTLLEILAGLVEQTQGKIFWSGQEITNSELQQISGLVFQFPERHFCSSNILEELRLGHLKITREEIEIALEEVGLQDIVLSTSPHNISGGQQRRLALAVQLIRQPNLLLLDEPTAGLDWSMRKQLINLVSKLKRHWTLIIVSHDPSELLTIADKCWKINKGKLEQVNMNS; translated from the coding sequence ATGCTTAACCTTAAAGACATCGTATATCATCCTCCTGCCTCCGCTGAACCTATTTTAAAATCTATTGCATTAGAATTAGGATTTAATCAATTAGGTGTTATTGTTGGTCCTAGTGGTTCCGGAAAAACAACATTGCTAGAAATTCTTGCAGGATTAGTAGAGCAAACCCAAGGAAAAATTTTTTGGAGTGGTCAAGAAATCACTAATTCAGAGTTACAACAAATATCAGGATTAGTTTTTCAATTTCCTGAACGCCATTTTTGCAGCAGTAATATCTTAGAAGAACTAAGATTAGGTCACTTAAAAATTACTAGAGAGGAAATTGAAATTGCTTTAGAAGAAGTAGGTCTACAGGATATCGTCTTAAGCACTTCTCCGCACAATATTAGTGGTGGACAGCAAAGAAGATTAGCTCTAGCAGTTCAACTAATTCGTCAACCTAACTTATTATTATTGGACGAACCAACAGCAGGTTTAGATTGGTCAATGCGTAAACAGTTAATTAATTTAGTATCTAAATTAAAACGACATTGGACTTTAATAATTGTTTCTCATGATCCTTCTGAGTTATTAACAATAGCTGATAAATGTTGGAAAATTAATAAAGGAAAGTTAGAACAAGTCAATATGAACAGTTAG